A genome region from Gadus chalcogrammus isolate NIFS_2021 chromosome 5, NIFS_Gcha_1.0, whole genome shotgun sequence includes the following:
- the kiz gene encoding centrosomal protein kizuna has protein sequence MNLENSTHNENRYYAKIGSIQQSMHEREKRRLELERELFAYSLSDTRISQIKCAKLRSYLKEICEREKRAKTRNLELLRDVKCIEMSLKEYGPSRATLQQQKAEHLDRISNFMAGRKKKEQKSNEQKVDSAHTLNKRYPDAQVTEDLDRVPPGTSAGPLQSCSGGAKAVAARAPSHRASASSAAAAAAAAAAAAAVHHSPTTHAPSPQRPPSGLLNDHRVCREAATVGPANLSDDIYQGNGVHPDGCDPSVRRERPAPASGRSVTSEAAGGGDEHSPSPPATATRPQPSALLAGDLSPVWYKNPPADAVALQSPVLEEKDVTHSVAHAFTGEEWQEVPGEGEGNLSVASSSVLSVSSASDLSISLTESEPEDELADDGGYLHDRGSMASPSPARRSSSPVAPPRSSTPASRSDADSRPTDRTAERLTHEGLYYLLESIEGRLRDFHADAYLASLIEDGKLNAIISLCNRGALSVSDADLEECSAVVLRELQRLCWSTERGCLLPWELVGGQRGSPQPQDISSGLPPDGAGLWDRWFKHALLLKERRVTGTERLLQLFTPLLLPRHATYGHQAKVLLRTLLSRSREECAKEEEQQPQQESSSHSRKLEEAPTSRPPQNPGAQALQSGGEDSQDESPVESIPIRETRAYQLLKQSAAQKWLPASGEVEDEEEEEEGEGEDNALPGTNDGGEEDPGWAKHSSHQDPYPWKKINNTKPGLSKAVWGNSDDSNSDIEVALRPPAFNAKNNDDDDDSDDFFD, from the exons ATGAATTTAGAAAACAGCACGCACAATGAGAATCGGTATTATGCAAAGATTGGATCTATTCAGCAAAGTATGCACGAAAG GGAAAAGCGGAGGCTGGAGTTGGAGAGGGAGCTGTTTGCCTACTCCCTATCTGATACAAGAAT CTCACAGATAAAGTGTGCCAAACTGCGCAGCTATCTCAAAGAAATCTGTGAGAGGGAAAAGCGTGCAAAAACGAGAAACCTTGAGCTTCTGAGAGATGTGAAGTGCATAGAAATGAGCTTGAAGGAATATGGACCTTCCCGTGCCACTCTACAACAACAAAAG GCTGAACACTTGGATCGCATTTCCAATTTCATGGCTGGAAggaaaaagaaagaacaaaagtCAAATGAGCAAAAG GTTGattctgcacacacactaaacaagcGATACCCTGACGCTCAGGTCACCGAAGACCTCGACCGCGTCCCACCGGGGACGTCGGCGGGACCCCTCCAGAGCTGCTCTGGCGGCGCCAAAGCTGTCGCCGCACGTGCGCCCTCACACCGAGCCTCAGCATcctcagcagcggcggcggcggcggcggcggcggcggcggcggcggtgcatCACTCCCCCACTACACACGCACCCTCCCCCCAACGCCCCCCGAGTGGCCTTTTGAACGACCATAGAGTCTGCCGAGAGGCTGCCACCGTCGGACCGGCAAATTTATCAGATGACATTTATCAGGGCAACGGAGTTCACCCCGACGGCTGTGATCCAAGTGTCAGGCGTGAAAGGCCGGCGCCCGCGTCCGGCCGCAGCGTGACTAGCGAGGCTGCCGGTGGTGGGGATGAGCATTCACCGTCGCCGCCGGCAACCGCCACGCGACCTCAACCGAGTGCTTTACTCGCCGGTGACCTCAGCCCCGTTTGGTACAAGAATCCCCCCGCAGACGCTGTCGCCCTTCAATCCCCGGTCTTGGAGGAGAAAGACGTGACCCATTCAGTGGCCCACGCATTCACCGGAGAGGAATGGCAGGAAGTACCAG GTGAAGGCGAGGGGAACCTGAGCGTGGCCAGCTCTAGCGTGTTGTCGGTGAGCAGCGCCAGCGACCTGTCCATCTCGCTGACCGAGTCGGAGCCAGAGGACGAACTGGCCGACGACGGGGGCTACCTCCACGACCGGGGGTCCATGGCCAGCCCCTCCCCCGCCAGGCGTAGCTCTTCCCCTGTAGCTCCTCCACGATCGTCCACGCCCGCATCGCGGTCGGACGCAGATTCACGACCTACAGATCGCACCGCAGAAAG ACTCACCCATGAAGGACTCTATTATCTGCTGGAGAGCATCGAAGGACGCCTGCGGGACTTCCACGCCGATGCCTACCTGGCCTCTTTGATTGAGGACGGCAAACTCAACGCAATCATCAG CCTCTGTAACAGGGGAGCGCTGAGTGTGAGCGATGCAGACCTGGAAGAATGCAGCGCGGTGGTCCTACGCGAGCTCCAGAGGTTGTGCTGGAGCACGGAGAGGGGCTGCCTGCTGCCCTGGGAGCTGGTGGGGGGCCAGAGGGGCAGCCCCCAGCCGCAGGACATCAG CTCAGGCCTCCCCCCTGACGGCGCTGGCCTGTGGGATCGCTGGTTCAAGCACGCCCTTCTGCTGAAGGAGCGCCGCGTCACCGGCACCGAGCGCCTGCTGCAGCTCTTcacgccgctgctgctgccgcgcCATGCCACCTACGGCCACCAG GCCAAAGTGCTGCTGAGGACACTTCTGTCCCGGTCCAGAGAGGAGTGTGCCaaggaggaagagcagcagccgcagcaggag TCTTCGTCGCATAGTCGGAAACTGGAGGAAGCACCGACGTCCAGACCGCCACAAAACCCGGGAGCACAAG CACTACAaagtggaggagaggacagcCAGGACGAAAGCCCCGTTGAAAGTATTCCTATTAGAG AGACGAGAGCATATCAGCTGCTTAAACAATCCGCCGCGCAGAAGTGGCTGCCGGCTTctggagaggtggaggatgaggaggaggaggaggagggagagggagaggacaatGCACTTCCAG GAACAAACGACGGCGGTGAAGAGGACCCAGGGTGGGCAAAGCACTCGTCACATCAAGACCCTTACCCCTG GAAAAAGATTAACAACACCAAACCTGGACTATCAAAAG